CTGACGAAGGTCGGTGCCGAGCGTTTCGGTGGCGAATTCAAGGCGTATGACGCGATTGACGCGGCGCCGGAAGAAAAGGCCCGTGGTATCACGATTTCGACGGCGCACGTCGAATACGAATCGCCGAACCGCCATTACGCGCACGTGGACTGCCCGGGCCACGCCGACTACGTGAAGAACATGATCACGGGTGCGGCGCAGATGGACGGCGCGATCCTGGTGTGCTCGGCCGCTGACGGCCCGATGCCGCAGACGCGCGAACACATCCTGCTGTCGCGCCA
This Dyella terrae DNA region includes the following protein-coding sequences:
- a CDS encoding GTP-binding protein, translating into LTKVGAERFGGEFKAYDAIDAAPEEKARGITISTAHVEYESPNRHYAHVDCPGHADYVKNMITGAAQMDGAILVCSAADGPMPQTREHILLSR